In Dehalococcoidia bacterium, the following proteins share a genomic window:
- a CDS encoding DinB family protein: MATSPATREALMESFDRRVQEAIRWYETSASTASGKVGTWGPKEVLAHCIFWHQVTAEGMESVARNGPPRRTTAPTDDLNAQAVAQRAGKTLADLVAEARQVHQRLVQAARSISNWDSIVLVRVDGTTQTVRQRLERIPNHWWEHIAQLEGKAS, encoded by the coding sequence ATGGCCACATCTCCAGCCACACGGGAGGCCCTGATGGAATCCTTTGACCGGCGCGTGCAAGAGGCGATTCGTTGGTATGAGACATCGGCATCCACAGCTTCTGGGAAGGTGGGCACTTGGGGGCCTAAAGAGGTGCTGGCCCACTGTATCTTCTGGCATCAGGTTACCGCCGAAGGGATGGAATCGGTTGCCCGAAACGGACCTCCACGCCGCACCACCGCCCCAACCGATGATCTGAATGCGCAAGCTGTGGCTCAGCGGGCGGGGAAGACCCTAGCCGACCTGGTGGCCGAAGCGCGCCAGGTGCACCAGCGCCTCGTGCAGGCGGCGCGCTCCATCTCCAACTGGGACAGCATCGTTTTGGTGCGGGTGGATGGTACCACCCAAACCGTTCGCCAGCGCCTGGAGCGTATCCCCAACCACTGGTGGGAGCACATCGCCCAACTGGAGGGCAAGGCGAGTTAG